In a single window of the Nicotiana tomentosiformis chromosome 8, ASM39032v3, whole genome shotgun sequence genome:
- the LOC104090430 gene encoding protein E6-like, which translates to MAFLANNLSLFLVLTVLSSLQIHARDSQFFNKISTNNNGHEKETKEVTPNKEKEPNFIPENENGYGVYGQESGQLSPFTTTPMNNLPNSKYLPKNYDPVAYVTVPRDNLNNNNDDNNNNNNYNQYYNGDSTYGNVNDNKNNNYNQYYSGDNTYDNDDDNNQYYTGDSTYDNNNNKQPPIPQWYSDCYNNNNYPYKYVRDPHENSREFVNSYADKELSNYNNFVKYEINEEEFQAEGDMP; encoded by the coding sequence ATGGCATTTCTTGCCAATAATTTGTCCCTCTTCCTCGTCCTTACTGTCTTATCTTCGTTGCAAATCCATGCAAGAGACAGCCAATTCTTCAACAAAATTTCCACCAACAACAATGGTCATGAAAAAGAGACAAAGGAAGTAACTCCAAACAAAGAGAAAGAACCAAATTTCATTCCTGAGAATGAAAATGGCTATGGTGTTTATGGTCAAGAATCAGGTCAGCTTTCACCTTTTACCACAACCCCTATGAATAACCTTCCTAATAGCAAGTACCTTCCCAAGAATTACGACCCTGTCGCTTACGTTACTGTCCCTCGGGACAATCTTAATAACAACAACGacgataacaacaacaataacaactacaACCAATATTACAATGGTGATAGTACTTATGGCAATGTCAACGATAACAAAAATAACAACTACAACCAATACTATAGTGGTGACAATACTTATGACAACGACGACGACAACAATCAGTACTATACTGGTGACAGTACttacgacaacaacaacaacaaacaaccaCCAATACCACAATGGTATAGCGATtgctacaacaacaataattaccCTTACAAGTATGTCAGGGATCCACACGAAAATTCAAGAGAATTTGTTAACTCCTATGCTGACAAAGAGTTAAGCAACTACAACAACTTTGTGAAGTATGAGATTAATGAAGAGGAGTTCCAAGCTGAAGGGGACATGCCTTGA